A DNA window from Candidatus Binatus sp. contains the following coding sequences:
- a CDS encoding dihydrolipoamide acetyltransferase family protein, with protein sequence MPQMGESVVEGTVTKWLVKEGDTVVEDQPLVEISTDKVDTEIPSPGAGRITKIVAEEGQTLPVGAKLAVIEQAVAETVAKLKMVPPKVAAPPPAMPTESRPAQRAPASMRESAPSARAASAAPIQDEGELASADLHRRYSPVVLKMAAEEGIDLGRVPGTGMGGRISKRDLTRYLESLRQGGAAILEPLQPANGAAQAATALTAPPAVSQAPSGATAPAFRPPIYQPVEGDIVEPFTRRRKLIAEHMVFSKTHSPHVGTVAEVDVTAAMALRERHKNEFARREGFALTFLPLAAAATVKALKEFPRMNASVVGDSVVIRKGINLGIAMDTDEGLLVPVIKAAEGMSVVGIARAMEALRRKIADKKISADDLAGGSFTLSNPGREGNLYGFAIINQPQVGILRMGEVKKRAVVIEAAGADAIAIRTMMYLALSYDHRVVDGVLGNRFLYRVARIIEEADFEI encoded by the coding sequence ATGCCCCAAATGGGCGAGAGCGTCGTCGAAGGCACCGTCACCAAGTGGCTGGTGAAGGAGGGCGACACCGTCGTCGAGGATCAGCCGCTGGTCGAGATTTCGACCGACAAAGTCGATACCGAGATTCCGTCGCCGGGCGCGGGCCGAATCACAAAGATCGTCGCGGAAGAGGGGCAGACGCTACCCGTCGGCGCAAAGCTCGCCGTGATCGAGCAGGCCGTCGCGGAGACCGTCGCCAAGCTCAAGATGGTCCCGCCCAAAGTTGCGGCGCCGCCACCCGCGATGCCCACCGAGAGTCGGCCAGCGCAGCGGGCTCCGGCCTCGATGCGAGAATCGGCGCCCAGCGCGCGCGCCGCGTCAGCCGCGCCGATTCAAGATGAAGGGGAACTCGCCAGCGCAGATTTGCATCGCCGATATTCACCAGTCGTGCTGAAGATGGCCGCGGAGGAGGGAATTGATTTAGGCCGCGTGCCCGGCACCGGCATGGGCGGACGCATCAGCAAACGCGATCTGACGCGCTATCTCGAATCGCTGCGCCAGGGCGGCGCTGCGATTTTAGAACCGCTCCAGCCCGCCAACGGCGCCGCACAAGCCGCTACCGCGCTAACTGCGCCGCCTGCCGTTTCGCAAGCGCCCTCCGGCGCGACGGCGCCCGCGTTTCGCCCGCCGATCTATCAGCCGGTCGAAGGCGACATCGTTGAGCCGTTCACGCGCCGGCGCAAGCTCATCGCCGAGCACATGGTTTTCTCGAAGACTCATTCGCCGCACGTCGGCACCGTAGCTGAGGTCGATGTCACCGCGGCGATGGCGCTGCGCGAGCGGCACAAAAACGAATTCGCGCGCCGCGAAGGTTTTGCGCTCACGTTCTTGCCGCTGGCTGCGGCGGCCACCGTCAAGGCGCTGAAGGAATTTCCGCGCATGAACGCGTCGGTGGTCGGCGATTCGGTCGTGATTCGTAAGGGCATCAATCTCGGCATCGCGATGGATACCGACGAGGGCCTGCTGGTGCCGGTGATAAAGGCGGCCGAGGGGATGTCGGTGGTCGGTATCGCGCGCGCGATGGAAGCACTCCGCCGCAAAATCGCCGACAAAAAAATCAGCGCCGACGATCTCGCCGGCGGCAGCTTCACGCTCTCGAATCCGGGCCGCGAAGGTAATCTCTACGGCTTTGCGATCATCAATCAGCCCCAGGTTGGGATCCTCAGGATGGGCGAAGTGAAGAAGCGGGCCGTCGTTATCGAAGCGGCCGGTGCCGACGCGATCGCGATTCGCACCATGATGTATCTCGCGCTGTCATACGACCATCGCGTCGTTGACGGGGTGCTCGGCAATCGGTTCCTCTACCGCGTCGCGCGCATCATCGAGGAAGCCGACTTCGAAATCTAG
- a CDS encoding alpha-ketoacid dehydrogenase subunit beta, giving the protein MESTYIKAINSALHEEMRRDENVFVMGEDVAELGGAFKATEGLLEAFGEERVIDTPISEALIVGAGIGAAVLGMRPVVEMQFADFISCAFDQIVNMAATLRYRHGGKASCPLVIRAPSGAGVHGALFHSQNPEAWFTRVPGLKVVAPATAYDAKGILKSAIRDGNPIVYFEHKRLYRSIKEDLPEGDFTVPIGVAELRKEGADLSVITYGGTLGQCIDAARIVEKEDGLSVEVLDLRTLLPLDRDAILATARKTGKVLIVHEDRLTGGIGGEVSAIITENAFEYLDGPVRRVAALDAHVAFSPPLEEFILPNTNKIVDAIRSLAAY; this is encoded by the coding sequence ATGGAATCCACCTACATAAAAGCGATCAATTCGGCGCTCCATGAAGAGATGCGCCGCGACGAAAACGTCTTCGTCATGGGCGAGGACGTCGCCGAACTGGGCGGCGCATTCAAAGCAACCGAAGGACTGCTCGAGGCATTCGGCGAAGAGCGCGTGATCGATACGCCCATCTCCGAGGCGCTGATCGTCGGCGCAGGAATTGGCGCGGCGGTGCTCGGGATGCGTCCGGTGGTCGAGATGCAGTTCGCGGATTTCATCTCGTGCGCCTTCGATCAGATCGTGAACATGGCGGCGACGCTGCGTTATCGGCATGGCGGCAAGGCCAGTTGTCCGCTGGTGATTCGAGCACCGTCAGGCGCCGGCGTGCATGGCGCGCTCTTTCATTCGCAGAATCCCGAAGCGTGGTTCACCCGCGTCCCCGGACTAAAAGTTGTCGCGCCCGCCACTGCCTACGACGCCAAAGGAATTCTGAAAAGCGCAATTCGCGACGGCAATCCGATCGTATATTTCGAGCACAAACGGCTCTATCGAAGTATCAAGGAAGATTTGCCCGAGGGCGATTTCACCGTGCCGATCGGCGTCGCCGAACTGCGCAAAGAGGGCGCCGACCTCTCTGTGATCACTTACGGCGGAACGCTCGGCCAATGCATCGATGCGGCGCGAATCGTCGAGAAGGAGGACGGCCTGTCAGTCGAAGTGCTCGATTTGCGCACGCTGCTGCCGCTCGATCGCGACGCGATTCTTGCGACCGCGCGCAAGACCGGCAAGGTGCTGATCGTGCACGAAGATCGCCTGACTGGCGGTATCGGCGGCGAGGTCTCCGCGATCATCACCGAGAACGCTTTCGAGTATCTCGACGGACCCGTGCGGCGCGTCGCGGCCCTGGATGCGCACGTCGCGTTCAGTCCGCCGCTCGAGGAATTCATCCTGCCCAACACCAACAAAATCGTGGACGCAATCCGCAGTCTGGCGGCCTACTGA
- a CDS encoding SIR2 family protein has translation MPNDPPIRAYNDRNVYILGAGFSADAGFPLIKDFMNRMRDAAAWLEAQGGRNAEKEAIERVLEFRIRAAAAAHRVPLNIENVEELFSLASASGDKKLADSMPLAIAATLEYARQTAKPTDVWSRLQIGVLDRPDWKRPASWRMPLSYIQEDMKKGVRKGQWHSCPPYDFYMGVMCGYFNNNGDNHRDTIITFNYDNLIEQSLQELDLPFHYGLPIEAISFDQSAARIKNSYANAGVALLKLHGSVNWIALLPEQQERLGRRVLLAQLQVDEGKAVKPNRRLSGKPGYMRLSLCENYDAVRARGVSPFLVPPTWHKMFVGFFAGVWDAAVAALKTATNLVILGYSVPPTDVHFRYLLAAGLQDNISLRKVFFVNPALGDEAGNAAERKRLENQLIGPAGLFRPELREQGVIELIPADTREFFTGPHDANSRESYRERMGRPLNTYTCSGDDAPFSVSDSQGRTFRR, from the coding sequence GTGCCCAACGATCCGCCTATCCGCGCTTATAACGACCGCAACGTGTATATCTTGGGGGCCGGTTTCTCTGCCGACGCGGGGTTTCCGCTTATTAAGGACTTCATGAACAGGATGCGTGATGCCGCTGCCTGGTTAGAAGCGCAAGGTGGACGCAATGCCGAAAAGGAAGCTATTGAGCGGGTGCTTGAATTTCGCATCCGCGCGGCTGCGGCGGCTCATCGGGTTCCTCTGAATATTGAGAATGTCGAGGAGCTGTTCAGTCTTGCCTCTGCGAGTGGCGACAAAAAGTTGGCGGACTCGATGCCCTTGGCTATCGCTGCGACGCTCGAGTATGCGCGACAAACTGCCAAGCCTACTGACGTATGGAGCAGGTTACAAATTGGCGTATTAGATCGGCCCGATTGGAAAAGGCCGGCGAGTTGGCGGATGCCTCTCTCCTATATCCAGGAAGATATGAAGAAGGGCGTCCGGAAAGGTCAATGGCACAGTTGCCCGCCCTACGATTTCTATATGGGCGTAATGTGCGGCTATTTCAACAACAACGGAGACAACCATCGCGATACAATCATCACATTTAACTACGACAATTTGATTGAGCAATCACTCCAAGAGCTCGACTTGCCCTTTCATTATGGGCTACCGATCGAGGCCATTTCTTTTGACCAATCGGCTGCGCGTATCAAAAACTCGTACGCAAACGCAGGAGTCGCCTTACTCAAGCTACATGGTTCTGTGAATTGGATTGCTTTGCTACCCGAACAGCAGGAGCGGCTTGGGCGTAGGGTGCTGCTGGCGCAACTCCAGGTAGATGAAGGTAAAGCCGTTAAACCGAACCGTCGCTTGTCGGGTAAGCCCGGCTATATGCGCTTGTCTCTCTGTGAGAACTACGATGCTGTGCGAGCTCGCGGGGTATCGCCCTTTCTCGTGCCTCCAACTTGGCACAAGATGTTTGTAGGCTTCTTTGCAGGGGTATGGGACGCGGCGGTCGCCGCATTAAAAACCGCAACCAACTTAGTCATTCTCGGCTACTCCGTCCCTCCGACGGATGTGCACTTCAGATACCTTCTAGCGGCCGGTCTTCAAGATAACATTTCTCTGCGCAAGGTATTCTTCGTCAATCCGGCGCTAGGAGATGAAGCGGGCAACGCAGCTGAGAGAAAGCGCCTTGAAAACCAACTCATCGGCCCGGCGGGTCTTTTTCGCCCTGAGCTTCGCGAACAAGGTGTCATTGAACTGATACCGGCCGATACGCGCGAGTTCTTCACTGGACCTCACGACGCGAACTCGCGCGAGTCTTATCGAGAACGCATGGGGCGCCCACTCAACACTTACACCTGTTCTGGTGATGATGCTCCGTTCAGCGTTTCTGATTCTCAAGGAAGGACTTTTCGTCGCTGA
- the rpsT gene encoding 30S ribosomal protein S20, with protein MPHIPIHPSAEKRHRQSLKRAERNRVVKTRARTLAKTAAETIASSDETSARNALKQATKVLYKAASKGTIHRNTVRRKVARLSASLHRKFVKQAAKTEA; from the coding sequence ATGCCTCATATTCCAATTCACCCGTCGGCAGAGAAGCGTCATCGTCAAAGCCTGAAGCGCGCGGAGCGCAATCGCGTCGTCAAGACGCGGGCCCGCACCCTCGCCAAGACTGCAGCCGAGACAATCGCGTCGAGCGATGAAACCTCGGCGCGCAACGCTCTCAAACAAGCGACCAAGGTTCTATACAAGGCGGCCAGCAAAGGCACGATTCATCGCAATACGGTGCGGCGCAAAGTCGCGCGGCTGTCGGCGAGCCTGCATCGGAAGTTCGTCAAACAGGCGGCAAAGACCGAAGCGTAA